One genomic segment of Xyrauchen texanus isolate HMW12.3.18 chromosome 5, RBS_HiC_50CHRs, whole genome shotgun sequence includes these proteins:
- the LOC127643682 gene encoding histone H2A, sperm, which translates to MSGRGKKLVTAAAKTKTSVSRSTRAGLQFPVGRIARLLRKGNFAARIGSGAAVYLTAVIEYLCAEVLELAGNASRDNKKMRIAPRHIQLAVRNDEELNTLLGGVTISEGGVLPNIQAQLLPKKTKTSSKDVQSQDF; encoded by the coding sequence ATGTCTGGTCGTGGAAAGAAACTGGTGACCGCTGCTGCAAAGACCAAAACCTCTGTGTCCCGATCGACACGGGCGGGTCTTCAGTTCCCGGTAGGCCGCATCGCACGTCTCCTGCGGAAGGGAAACTTCGCCGCTCGTATCGGCTCTGGTGCGGCGGTCTATCTGACGGCGGTAATTGAGTATCTATGCGCAGAAGTGCTGGAGCTGGCGGGCAACGCAAGCCGTGACAACAAGAAAATGCGCATTGCTCCCCGTCACATCCAGCTGGCGGTGCGGAACGACGAGGAGCTGAACACCCTGCTTGGAGGCGTCACTATATCTGAAGGCGGCGTTCTGCCCAACATTCAGGCGCAGCTGCTGCCCAAGAAGACCAAAACCTCCAGCAAAGACGTCCAGTCACAAGACTTTTAA
- the creg1 gene encoding protein CREG1: MSRVFIVFCLAFIRVQSDALIPPHEEVARMARFVINKCVWASMATISTHDPVKGQPFSNVFSISDGPAGNGTGTPYMYLTRMEISVQDLQVNPQASLSVSLAQTGYCKHHGFDPQSPLCAHIILSGSVVEVNGSEASDAKVSLFSRHPEMIDWPTDHNWFFAKMNISQVWVLDYFGGVKTVSPEDYYRAAPYRKPRGNDSQ; this comes from the exons ATGAGTCGCGTGTTCATCGTGTTCTGTCTGGCGTTCATACGCGTTCAGAGCGACGCGTTGATTCCGCCGCATGAGGAGGTCGCGCGCATGGCTCGGTTCGTGATCAATAAGTGTGTTTGGGCTTCAATGGCGACGATCTCCACTCATGACCCGGTCAAAGGTCAGCCGTTCTCCAACGTGTTCTCCATCAGCGACGGACCCGCGGGGAACGGAACCGGGACACCGTACATGTACCTGACGCGCATGGAGATATCCGTGCAGGACTTACAG gtGAATCCTCAGGCGTCTCTCTCCGTGTCTCTCGCTCAGACGGGTTACTGTAAACATCACGGCTTCGATCCTCAGAGTCCTCTGTGTGCTCACATCATTCTGTCTGGATCTGTGGTGGAG gTGAACGGCTCAGAGGCGTCTGATGCTAAAGTGTCTCTCTTCAGCAGACATCCGGAGATGATCGACTGGCCCACTGATCATAACTGGTTCTTTGCCAAGATGAACATCTCTCAGGTGTGGGTTCTCGATTACTTTGGTGGAGTGAAAACTGTGTCACCTGAGGATTATTACAGAGCCGCACCGTACAGAAAACCCCGCG GAAATGACTCGCAATAA